One genomic region from Skermania piniformis encodes:
- the eccD gene encoding type VII secretion integral membrane protein EccD, with product MSTISAPTSGSTSDAAPPDPPDLCRVTVLARHTQVDLALPAAVPLALLIPGIADLIDEHRRYNRFDDSPANDRLEPRQWVLARIGRPPLATTATLAELGIRDGELLALAEAGQAAPPPLFDDVMDAVATATSRSRRWTPATARLLGSIVALASITIGCVGLVDAGGSGTDLIGAFGAATTAVILLIAGVVASRIYADPAAAQVLCGCALPAGAAAGILLVPGPLGTADLLLSAAAAGALAMITIRATGTGQTAFTAVTTIAGYTTIGAATALLTPVPTRSIVAALIAAGLAGLALAPRIALLLARLPLPTVPAPDSPIEPADDLSPGPDRPDGSDPARVAESSARAGQYLTGQVAGSALVVTASTLITAPANAPTWPGIALAGVVAAVLAFRGRTYVDAEQAGWLIAAGAGIVLGLLLGAAVAQRAPLAVYAAASTFALGASALGILGPRTDLSPPLRRAGELIEYACVAAVLPLTCWVAGLFQLIRGL from the coding sequence GTGTCCACCATTTCGGCGCCCACGTCCGGTTCGACGTCAGACGCAGCACCGCCGGACCCACCGGATCTGTGCCGGGTCACCGTGTTGGCCCGGCACACCCAGGTGGATCTCGCACTACCGGCCGCCGTGCCGCTGGCTTTGCTGATCCCGGGCATTGCCGACCTGATCGACGAGCACCGGCGGTACAACCGGTTCGACGACAGCCCCGCGAACGACCGGCTGGAACCACGGCAATGGGTCCTCGCACGGATCGGCCGGCCGCCGTTGGCGACCACGGCGACGCTGGCCGAGCTGGGTATCCGGGACGGCGAGCTACTCGCTCTGGCAGAAGCGGGACAAGCCGCGCCACCGCCACTGTTCGACGACGTCATGGACGCGGTGGCGACCGCGACGAGCCGGAGCCGGCGTTGGACCCCGGCGACGGCCCGGCTGCTCGGCTCGATCGTCGCGCTGGCATCGATCACCATCGGCTGCGTCGGGTTGGTCGACGCCGGCGGATCCGGGACCGACCTGATCGGCGCGTTCGGCGCTGCGACCACAGCGGTGATCCTGCTGATCGCCGGAGTCGTCGCAAGCCGGATCTACGCCGACCCCGCCGCCGCACAGGTGCTCTGCGGTTGCGCATTGCCGGCCGGGGCGGCCGCCGGGATTCTGCTGGTCCCGGGTCCGCTCGGAACGGCCGACCTACTGCTGAGCGCGGCGGCGGCCGGCGCACTCGCGATGATCACGATTCGCGCCACCGGGACCGGGCAGACGGCTTTCACCGCCGTCACGACAATCGCCGGCTATACGACGATCGGCGCCGCAACAGCGTTGCTCACCCCGGTCCCGACCCGATCGATCGTGGCGGCGCTGATCGCAGCCGGGCTGGCCGGGCTGGCGCTGGCTCCCCGAATCGCGCTGCTACTGGCCCGACTACCGCTACCCACCGTCCCGGCACCGGACAGCCCGATCGAACCGGCCGACGACCTTTCCCCGGGGCCTGACCGACCGGACGGATCGGATCCCGCGCGAGTGGCGGAATCGAGCGCGCGCGCCGGGCAGTACCTGACCGGTCAGGTAGCCGGTTCGGCCCTGGTGGTCACCGCATCGACGCTGATAACCGCACCTGCGAACGCGCCGACCTGGCCCGGGATCGCGCTGGCCGGTGTCGTGGCCGCCGTCTTGGCATTTCGCGGCCGCACCTACGTCGACGCCGAACAAGCCGGTTGGCTCATCGCGGCCGGCGCCGGCATCGTGCTCGGCCTGCTGCTCGGCGCGGCGGTAGCCCAACGCGCTCCGCTGGCGGTCTACGCCGCTGCATCGACGTTTGCACTGGGCGCCTCGGCGCTCGGAATTCTCGGACCACGCACCGACCTGTCACCGCCGTTGCGTCGAGCCGGTGAACTGATCGAATATGCCTGCGTGGCCGCGGTACTCCCGTTGACCTGCTGGGTCGCCGGCTTGTTTCAACTGATCCGGGGCCTGTAG
- the eccCa gene encoding type VII secretion protein EccCa — protein sequence MDSSYSDAAVPNGGVGSSTVLFHRASRPEVPRAPGGELAVQPPPEVPRAIPGNLLLKLMPVVMLVAMAGMMLLLFTSGGVGANPATLIFPLMMAVSMLAMFVGQTGRSGRTAEADEERKDYLRYLGRLRRDVVDTAAQQRAALAWCHPDPAMIWTLAGTYRMWERRTTDPDYGHVRVGLGDQRLATRLIAPETGPVEELEPIAAVSLRRFVRTHSVVHRLPTAVALRGFATITIGGDRIAARALARSMLLQLCMFHGPDQLSVAVVCGPDTAPEWEWIKWLPHAQHATVRDAAGSGRMYFGSMRESADALAAELAGRGRFARDTSARPDLPQIVVVVDGGLFGGAEFVGAAGMESVTVLDLCGYAITDGTPSLSLVVEGGSVGARSEAGLEMFAVADAISTRQAEQVARRLAPFRLPARPAGGSGPVAEEQADWARLIGLGDLGAFDPNLAWSPRLGRDRLRVPFGRTTDGAVVELDLKEAAENGMGPHGLCIGATGSGKSEFLRTLVLGLLATHSPDQLNLVLVDFKGGATFLGLDGIPHVAAVITNLAEEVTLVDRMRDALAGEINRRQELLRSAGNFANVGDYEQARAAGAELAPLPALFIVIDEFSELLSQQPDFADLFVAIGRLGRSLHIHLLLASQRLDEGRLRGLDSHLSYRIGLKTFSANESRVVLGVPDAYHLPGSPGSGYLRADATEIRRFRSAYVSGPYRNQAGRSPRPPVPGGVRAGTVRLFTAAPVVADPPAPAAEPAVPPSTEMPPSTDTPPSTETPPSTATALSVLVERIRGYRGRRAHEIWLPPLTASPTLDQLVAERSSDAGPPLRVPIGVLDRPFEQRRDQLVLDLSGAAGHVAIVGGPQAGKSTAARTLIMSLCSLHTPEQVQLYCLDFGGGTLAGVSGLPHVGSVASRLDQARVRRTVAELTGLIRRRERTFAERGIESMAQFRGLRAADAAVDPFGDVFLVIDGFSGFRRDFEALEPVIGTLAAEGLSFGLHLVLTLSRWADARPALKDQLGTRLELRLGDPADSELGRRVATLVPEGRPGRGITGSGLHFLVGLPRTDGDRDPATLSVGVAAAVRDIAAGAGGRHAPPVRLLPDRLSRTELLAAVGERSVPTDSAVRAPRVPLGLNEAELTPVFLEFEEQQHFLVFGDVECGKTTLLRGICAGIVAANEPNRARILLVDYRRTMLGAVPEEYLAGYSSDATTLERHVGELAAHLHGRRPPTDVTPRQLRDREWLTDRPELYLVVDDYDLVVTGAGNPLAPLIEFLPQARDVGMHLIVARRSGGAGRALYEPLIARMRDLAAAGLVMSGSRDEGNLIGTVRAAAMPPGRGIFVGRRATGVIQSAWLPPL from the coding sequence ATGGATAGTTCGTATTCCGATGCGGCTGTGCCGAACGGTGGGGTCGGCTCGAGCACGGTGTTGTTCCACCGTGCCAGCCGGCCCGAGGTGCCGCGCGCACCGGGTGGCGAGCTTGCGGTACAGCCACCGCCCGAGGTTCCGCGCGCGATCCCGGGCAACCTTCTTTTGAAGCTGATGCCGGTGGTCATGCTCGTGGCGATGGCCGGAATGATGTTGTTGCTCTTCACTTCTGGCGGAGTAGGGGCAAATCCTGCGACGTTGATCTTCCCGCTGATGATGGCCGTCTCGATGCTGGCGATGTTCGTCGGTCAGACCGGCCGATCCGGCCGCACCGCCGAGGCGGACGAGGAGCGCAAGGACTACCTGCGTTACCTGGGTCGGCTGCGGCGCGACGTCGTCGATACCGCCGCGCAGCAACGTGCCGCGCTCGCCTGGTGCCATCCGGACCCCGCGATGATCTGGACCCTGGCCGGCACGTACCGGATGTGGGAGCGACGCACCACCGATCCAGACTACGGGCACGTCCGGGTCGGGCTGGGCGATCAGCGGCTGGCCACTCGGTTGATCGCGCCGGAGACCGGCCCGGTCGAAGAGTTGGAGCCGATCGCTGCCGTGTCGCTGCGCAGGTTCGTGCGGACCCACTCGGTCGTGCACCGGCTACCGACCGCGGTAGCGTTGCGCGGTTTCGCCACTATCACGATCGGCGGTGACCGAATCGCAGCGCGGGCGTTGGCCAGATCGATGCTGTTGCAGCTGTGCATGTTTCACGGACCTGATCAGCTGTCGGTCGCGGTCGTCTGCGGGCCGGACACGGCGCCCGAATGGGAGTGGATCAAGTGGTTGCCGCACGCGCAGCACGCGACCGTCCGGGACGCCGCCGGCAGCGGCCGGATGTACTTCGGTTCCATGCGGGAGTCGGCCGATGCGCTGGCGGCCGAGCTGGCCGGCCGCGGTCGGTTCGCTCGGGATACATCGGCTCGGCCCGACCTACCGCAGATCGTGGTGGTCGTCGACGGTGGGTTGTTCGGTGGTGCCGAGTTCGTCGGGGCGGCCGGAATGGAGTCGGTCACGGTGCTCGATCTGTGTGGTTACGCGATCACGGACGGCACGCCGAGTTTGTCGCTGGTGGTCGAGGGCGGTTCGGTCGGCGCCCGTAGCGAGGCCGGTCTGGAGATGTTCGCTGTCGCGGACGCGATCAGCACCCGTCAGGCCGAACAGGTGGCGCGCCGGTTGGCCCCGTTTCGCCTTCCCGCCCGCCCGGCCGGCGGTTCCGGACCGGTGGCCGAGGAGCAGGCCGATTGGGCGCGGTTGATCGGCCTCGGTGATCTCGGTGCGTTCGATCCGAATCTGGCCTGGTCGCCGCGGCTCGGCCGGGATCGGTTACGCGTGCCCTTCGGTCGGACAACGGATGGTGCAGTAGTGGAGCTCGACCTGAAAGAGGCCGCCGAGAACGGGATGGGCCCGCACGGGTTGTGCATCGGCGCTACCGGTTCCGGCAAGTCGGAGTTTCTCCGCACTCTGGTCCTGGGCTTGTTGGCAACGCACTCGCCGGATCAGCTGAACCTGGTACTGGTCGATTTCAAGGGTGGTGCGACCTTCCTCGGGCTGGACGGGATACCGCATGTCGCGGCCGTGATCACCAACCTGGCCGAGGAGGTGACTCTGGTCGACCGGATGCGGGATGCTTTGGCCGGCGAGATCAATCGCCGGCAGGAGTTGTTGCGGTCGGCGGGAAATTTCGCCAATGTCGGGGATTACGAGCAGGCACGTGCGGCCGGCGCCGAGCTGGCTCCGTTGCCGGCGCTCTTCATCGTCATCGACGAGTTCTCCGAGTTGCTCAGTCAGCAGCCGGACTTCGCCGATCTGTTCGTGGCGATCGGTCGGCTGGGGCGCTCCCTGCACATCCATCTGCTCTTGGCCAGTCAGCGACTCGACGAAGGCCGGCTGCGCGGGCTGGACAGTCATCTTTCCTATCGCATCGGACTGAAAACGTTCTCCGCGAACGAGTCCCGGGTCGTGCTCGGGGTACCGGATGCGTATCACCTACCCGGCAGCCCCGGTTCGGGCTATCTGCGGGCGGACGCGACCGAGATTCGACGGTTCCGCTCTGCGTATGTCTCCGGGCCGTATCGCAATCAGGCCGGTCGATCGCCTCGGCCGCCCGTCCCGGGCGGGGTTCGGGCCGGCACGGTGCGCCTTTTCACGGCGGCGCCGGTCGTTGCGGACCCGCCGGCCCCGGCCGCCGAGCCGGCTGTGCCGCCGAGTACCGAGATGCCGCCGAGTACCGATACGCCGCCCAGTACCGAGACGCCGCCGAGTACCGCTACCGCACTGAGCGTCCTGGTGGAGCGGATCCGCGGCTACCGCGGGCGGCGGGCACACGAGATCTGGCTGCCGCCGTTGACGGCATCGCCGACGCTGGATCAGCTCGTCGCGGAGCGGTCATCGGACGCCGGACCGCCGCTGCGGGTTCCGATCGGCGTGTTGGACCGACCGTTCGAGCAGCGGCGCGACCAACTGGTGCTGGACTTGTCCGGCGCTGCCGGGCACGTGGCGATCGTCGGTGGCCCGCAGGCCGGCAAGTCCACGGCGGCACGTACTTTGATCATGTCGCTGTGTTCCTTGCACACCCCGGAACAGGTCCAGCTCTACTGCCTGGATTTCGGCGGCGGCACGCTCGCCGGTGTGTCGGGTCTGCCGCATGTCGGATCGGTAGCGAGCCGACTGGACCAGGCGCGGGTGCGGCGTACGGTCGCCGAGCTGACCGGCCTGATCCGGCGTCGGGAGCGCACCTTCGCCGAGCGCGGCATCGAGTCGATGGCCCAGTTCCGTGGACTGCGGGCAGCCGATGCCGCCGTCGATCCGTTCGGCGACGTCTTTCTGGTGATCGACGGATTCAGTGGTTTCCGAAGAGATTTCGAGGCCTTGGAACCGGTGATCGGCACGCTTGCGGCCGAGGGGCTGTCGTTCGGGTTGCACCTGGTCCTCACGCTGTCGCGATGGGCAGATGCTCGTCCGGCACTGAAGGACCAGCTCGGCACCCGACTGGAGTTGCGCCTCGGTGATCCGGCCGATTCCGAGTTGGGTCGCCGGGTGGCGACGCTGGTACCGGAAGGTCGCCCCGGCCGTGGCATCACCGGCAGCGGCTTGCATTTTCTGGTCGGACTTCCGCGAACCGACGGTGATCGTGACCCTGCGACGCTGAGTGTCGGGGTGGCAGCCGCGGTTCGCGATATCGCCGCCGGCGCCGGCGGCCGGCACGCTCCGCCGGTGCGGTTGCTTCCGGATCGGCTGAGTCGCACGGAGTTGCTGGCCGCCGTAGGCGAGCGGTCGGTGCCGACCGACTCGGCGGTGCGGGCACCTCGTGTGCCGCTGGGGCTGAACGAGGCCGAGCTGACGCCGGTATTTCTCGAGTTCGAGGAACAGCAGCATTTCCTGGTGTTCGGTGATGTCGAATGTGGCAAGACGACGCTGTTGCGCGGGATCTGCGCCGGCATCGTCGCCGCGAACGAACCGAATCGGGCACGGATTCTGCTGGTCGACTACCGCCGGACGATGCTCGGTGCGGTGCCCGAGGAGTATCTGGCCGGATACAGCTCGGATGCGACGACGCTCGAACGGCACGTCGGTGAGCTCGCCGCGCACCTGCACGGTCGCCGGCCGCCCACCGACGTCACGCCCCGGCAGCTGCGGGACCGGGAATGGCTGACCGATCGACCGGAGCTCTATCTGGTAGTCGACGACTACGACCTGGTGGTGACCGGGGCCGGGAATCCACTGGCACCGTTGATCGAGTTCCTACCGCAGGCCAGAGATGTCGGCATGCACCTGATCGTGGCACGACGATCCGGTGGGGCGGGGCGCGCGCTCTACGAGCCGCTGATTGCGCGGATGCGAGACCTGGCCGCGGCCGGGTTGGTGATGAGCGGCAGCCGGGACGAGGGCAACCTGATCGGGACCGTCCGCGCGGCGGCGATGCCCCCGGGGCGGGGAATCTTCGTCGGCCGGCGAGCGACCGGCGTCATCCAGTCGGCCTGGTTGCCGCCGCTATGA
- a CDS encoding type VII secretion-associated protein: protein MTGGAADLALYLGPSMWHAASGDKTWSGVPEMSADGEPSPAPVEIQRFLGGDWIAGDARMVPVGDALAGVLDEVLRCVGLTPPVGRVVVAYPTRWGRPTRAVVEAAVRARAVDTRLTPVAVAAAGAYAARADVGAGFHRVAVLEVDALDVTATVLDGVVPGTWRIDGCTHEPAVGLADDDFADNACRLVRELVGARAVDAVLVVGRLGSGLAERLVGGRTDPLPGPLRELDGPELVAALPGIGGVEVAEPTPPPPPVTRLAPARWLDADPAAPLGRDRSRRLPALGLAAAVLAVTAAGVLWLRSGAEPDRTPGPEPAGPAASTVALPTESDSSNAGISGLPPSAGGVPSSTTPASTAPAPGSSLTTGGLRLQLPSGWRRRDDAVGGRLELVPLDGVGRRIVLVRKELTPGAGIDQVAAQLADRIAAAGDRRTIGGLRRDAEFGGRMSLAYSEFPDDESQVDWHVLVDRDVQVSVGCQYLPGDAGTLAADCARIVGTVEVVP, encoded by the coding sequence ATGACCGGCGGTGCGGCCGATCTGGCGCTCTATCTCGGACCGTCCATGTGGCACGCCGCAAGTGGCGACAAGACCTGGTCCGGCGTCCCCGAGATGTCTGCCGACGGGGAGCCGAGTCCGGCTCCGGTGGAGATCCAGCGGTTCCTCGGCGGCGACTGGATCGCGGGCGACGCTCGAATGGTGCCGGTCGGCGACGCGTTGGCCGGCGTCCTGGACGAGGTACTGCGGTGCGTCGGCCTGACCCCGCCGGTCGGACGGGTTGTGGTTGCCTACCCGACCAGATGGGGACGGCCGACCCGCGCCGTCGTCGAGGCCGCGGTGCGTGCCCGAGCGGTGGACACTCGTCTGACGCCGGTCGCGGTTGCTGCGGCCGGGGCGTATGCGGCGCGCGCCGACGTCGGTGCTGGGTTCCATCGGGTCGCGGTGTTGGAGGTCGATGCCCTGGACGTGACCGCGACGGTGCTGGACGGCGTCGTTCCGGGCACGTGGCGAATCGACGGTTGCACGCACGAGCCGGCGGTCGGGCTCGCCGACGACGACTTTGCCGACAACGCCTGCCGTCTCGTCCGGGAACTGGTCGGAGCGCGGGCCGTGGACGCGGTGTTGGTGGTCGGCCGGTTGGGTTCTGGACTCGCCGAGCGGCTGGTCGGCGGGCGAACAGACCCGCTTCCCGGGCCACTGCGGGAGCTCGACGGGCCGGAGCTGGTCGCCGCTCTGCCCGGCATCGGCGGCGTGGAAGTCGCCGAGCCGACACCACCCCCGCCGCCGGTGACCCGGTTGGCCCCGGCGCGCTGGCTCGATGCCGACCCGGCGGCGCCGCTGGGTCGCGATCGGTCTCGTCGGCTCCCGGCGCTGGGCCTGGCCGCCGCGGTCCTGGCCGTAACTGCAGCCGGCGTGCTGTGGCTGCGGTCCGGTGCCGAACCTGATCGCACGCCGGGTCCGGAGCCGGCCGGACCCGCGGCCTCGACGGTGGCGCTACCGACCGAGTCGGACTCGTCGAATGCCGGTATCAGCGGTCTTCCCCCTTCGGCCGGTGGCGTGCCATCGAGTACCACGCCGGCGAGTACCGCGCCGGCGCCGGGCAGCTCGCTCACGACGGGTGGGTTGCGGTTGCAGCTACCGTCGGGTTGGCGGCGTCGTGACGATGCGGTCGGCGGCCGGCTGGAGCTGGTGCCGCTCGACGGCGTGGGCCGGCGGATCGTCCTGGTGCGCAAGGAGCTCACTCCCGGTGCGGGGATCGACCAGGTCGCGGCACAGCTGGCCGACCGGATCGCGGCCGCGGGCGATCGCCGCACGATTGGTGGCCTGCGCCGTGACGCGGAATTCGGTGGCCGGATGTCGCTGGCCTACTCGGAGTTTCCCGACGACGAATCGCAGGTCGACTGGCATGTGCTGGTCGATCGGGATGTCCAGGTCAGCGTGGGGTGCCAATATCTGCCCGGCGATGCCGGCACGCTGGCCGCCGACTGCGCCCGGATCGTGGGGACGGTCGAAGTCGTGCCGTGA
- a CDS encoding WXG100 family type VII secretion target, producing MAGVVTDVAAMQAAANHVESVNGELHQLLGGLRNEVEGSRVSWEGEAQASFQALMLRYDDASRRLHERLGNIAELIRQNGRGYDTTNQDFTSTLGGVDVGGGSLNLG from the coding sequence ATGGCAGGGGTTGTTACCGATGTCGCGGCAATGCAGGCCGCGGCGAATCATGTGGAATCGGTGAACGGGGAGCTTCATCAGCTCCTCGGCGGGCTACGTAACGAGGTCGAGGGATCGCGGGTCTCCTGGGAGGGGGAGGCTCAGGCGTCCTTTCAGGCGCTGATGCTGCGCTATGACGACGCGTCCCGGCGGTTGCACGAGAGGCTCGGCAATATCGCCGAGCTGATCCGGCAGAACGGTCGGGGTTACGACACCACCAATCAAGACTTCACCAGCACGCTCGGCGGCGTCGATGTCGGCGGTGGCTCGCTCAATCTCGGCTGA
- a CDS encoding WXG100 family type VII secretion target — protein sequence MKYEFGQMMQLAADIQTTSGRLTSSHDQLTRYVEGLVAQWESSARDAYRGVQQQWDLAHNDLITTLARISRVVAQGTSDMQATEARNAASWG from the coding sequence ATGAAGTACGAGTTCGGTCAGATGATGCAGCTTGCTGCAGATATCCAGACCACGTCCGGAAGGCTGACCAGCAGTCACGATCAGCTGACCCGCTATGTGGAGGGTTTGGTCGCGCAATGGGAAAGCTCGGCTCGAGATGCATATCGAGGCGTGCAGCAGCAGTGGGATCTCGCGCACAACGATCTGATCACCACCCTCGCGCGGATCTCCCGGGTGGTCGCTCAGGGGACGTCGGATATGCAGGCGACGGAGGCGCGCAACGCCGCTTCGTGGGGCTGA
- the rplM gene encoding 50S ribosomal protein L13 translates to MPTYSPKPGDITRQWHVIDATDVVLGRLAVQAANLLRGKNKPTFAPNVDGGDYVIIVNAEKVAISGNKRDDKLIHHHSGHPGGLKSRTVGQVLATKPERLVEKAVVGMLPKNKLGRAISGKLKVYAGPEHPHRAQQPVPFEIKQVAQ, encoded by the coding sequence GTGCCTACGTACAGCCCTAAGCCGGGGGATATCACCCGGCAGTGGCATGTCATCGACGCCACCGATGTGGTGTTGGGCCGGCTGGCCGTGCAAGCAGCCAATCTGCTGCGCGGCAAGAACAAGCCGACCTTCGCGCCGAACGTCGACGGCGGCGACTACGTGATCATCGTCAACGCGGAGAAGGTCGCGATCAGCGGCAACAAGCGGGACGACAAGTTGATCCATCATCACTCGGGACACCCGGGCGGCCTCAAATCGCGCACGGTCGGTCAGGTGCTTGCCACCAAGCCGGAGCGGTTGGTCGAGAAGGCCGTCGTCGGCATGCTGCCCAAGAACAAGCTGGGCCGCGCCATCAGCGGCAAGCTCAAGGTCTATGCCGGTCCGGAGCACCCGCACCGAGCCCAGCAGCCCGTCCCCTTCGAAATCAAGCAGGTGGCCCAGTGA
- the rpsI gene encoding 30S ribosomal protein S9: MTEFDVTVPDESVEVVEEYAYDEEPIEAEFAPVFVERPVQTVGRRKEAVVRVRLMPGTGQFSLNGRTLESYFPNKVHQQLIKAPLVTVERTESFDVFARLTGGGPSGQAGALRLAIARALIEVTPEDRPALKRAGFLTRDPRATERKKYGLKKARKAPQYSKR, translated from the coding sequence GTGACCGAGTTCGATGTGACCGTCCCGGACGAGTCGGTAGAGGTCGTGGAGGAGTACGCGTACGACGAGGAGCCGATCGAGGCCGAGTTCGCCCCGGTGTTCGTCGAACGTCCGGTGCAAACGGTCGGCCGGCGTAAGGAAGCCGTGGTTCGGGTGCGGCTGATGCCCGGCACCGGCCAGTTCTCGTTGAACGGCCGCACGCTGGAGTCGTACTTCCCGAACAAGGTGCACCAACAGCTGATCAAAGCTCCGCTGGTCACCGTCGAGCGGACCGAGAGCTTCGATGTGTTCGCGCGGCTCACCGGTGGTGGTCCGTCCGGGCAGGCCGGCGCGCTCCGGCTGGCGATCGCCCGCGCGCTGATCGAAGTCACCCCGGAAGACCGCCCGGCACTCAAGCGGGCCGGTTTCCTGACCCGCGACCCGCGGGCGACCGAACGGAAGAAGTACGGTCTGAAGAAGGCCCGGAAGGCGCCGCAGTACAGCAAGCGCTGA
- the glmM gene encoding phosphoglucosamine mutase: MGRMFGTDGVRGLANANLGPELALQLAGAAAQELGRATGASSSPRPLAVIGRDPRASGEMLEAAVTAGLTASGVDVLSVGVLPTPAVAYLTAYYDACMGVMISASHNPMPDNGIKIFAAGGRKLDDATECRIEARVHAGEVRRPTGAGIGRVQVAVDPASRYLAHLVGVLPGRITGLTVVVDCAHGAASATAPAAYAAAGARVITINAEPDGLNINDGCGSTHLEQLQKAVVEHGADIGIAHDGDADRCLAVDAAGAVVDGDAIMAVLALALHDAGRLVDDTLVTTVMSNLGLRIAMREQGIAMVTTAVGDRYVLEELERGGYSLGGEQSGHVVIPAHSSTGDGILTALLVLGRMAETGRSLAELAGVMTQLPQVLINVPVADRAAAVRSARVAAAVHRVEQELGDTGRVLLRPSGTEQLVRVMIEAERVDVAERLARDLAAVVAAA, from the coding sequence ATGGGTCGGATGTTCGGCACCGACGGGGTGCGCGGCTTGGCAAATGCGAACCTCGGCCCCGAGCTGGCGCTCCAACTGGCCGGTGCAGCCGCTCAGGAGCTCGGTCGGGCGACCGGAGCATCGTCGTCGCCACGCCCGCTGGCCGTGATCGGTCGTGACCCGCGGGCCAGCGGGGAGATGCTCGAGGCGGCGGTCACCGCGGGTCTGACCGCGTCCGGCGTCGATGTGCTTTCGGTCGGGGTGTTGCCTACGCCGGCGGTTGCCTACCTCACCGCGTACTACGACGCCTGCATGGGTGTGATGATCTCGGCGTCGCACAACCCGATGCCGGACAACGGGATCAAGATCTTCGCGGCCGGCGGCCGGAAATTGGACGATGCCACGGAGTGCCGGATCGAGGCCCGAGTGCACGCCGGGGAGGTGCGCCGGCCGACCGGAGCCGGAATCGGTCGGGTACAGGTCGCTGTGGATCCGGCGAGCCGGTATCTCGCCCATCTGGTCGGTGTGTTGCCCGGCCGAATCACGGGGCTGACGGTCGTGGTCGATTGCGCCCACGGCGCCGCGTCGGCTACCGCGCCTGCTGCCTACGCTGCCGCCGGCGCCCGAGTGATCACGATCAACGCCGAGCCGGACGGGCTGAACATCAACGACGGCTGTGGCTCGACTCATCTCGAGCAGCTGCAGAAAGCGGTCGTCGAGCACGGCGCGGATATCGGCATCGCACATGACGGCGACGCCGACCGCTGTCTGGCCGTGGACGCCGCCGGTGCGGTCGTCGACGGGGATGCGATCATGGCGGTGCTGGCGCTGGCGCTGCACGACGCGGGGCGACTCGTGGACGACACCTTGGTCACGACCGTGATGAGCAATCTAGGCCTGCGGATCGCGATGCGCGAGCAGGGGATCGCGATGGTGACCACCGCAGTCGGTGATCGGTATGTGCTCGAAGAACTGGAGCGCGGTGGTTACAGCCTGGGTGGCGAGCAGTCCGGACACGTGGTGATTCCGGCGCACAGCAGTACCGGTGACGGCATCTTGACGGCTTTGCTGGTACTGGGCCGGATGGCCGAGACCGGCCGCTCGTTGGCCGAGTTGGCCGGCGTGATGACCCAGTTGCCGCAGGTTTTGATCAACGTGCCGGTAGCCGACCGTGCTGCGGCGGTTCGGTCCGCGCGGGTGGCTGCCGCAGTGCACCGAGTCGAACAGGAGTTGGGGGATACCGGTCGGGTCTTGTTGCGGCCCAGCGGCACCGAGCAGTTGGTCCGGGTGATGATCGAGGCCGAGCGAGTCGACGTGGCCGAACGGCTGGCGCGCGACTTGGCTGCTGTGGTCGCTGCGGCCTGA